The following nucleotide sequence is from Rhizobium binae.
AGTTCGCCGAGTTGGTGAAGGAAAAGAGCGGCGGCAAGATCGAGGTCAAGCTGTTTCCGGGCGGCGTGCTGGGCGGCGACGTCCAGACGGTATCGGCTCTGCAGGGCGGCGTCATCGAGATGACGGTGCTCAATGCCGGCATTCTCGCAAGCAACGTCAAGCAGTTCGGTGCCGTCGACCTGCCCTTCCTCTTCAACAGCGGCGAAGAAGCCGACAAGGTGATGGACGGCGCCTTCGGCACCAGCCTGATGAAGCTGCTGCCCGATACCGGCCTCGTCGGCCTCGCCTATTGGGAGCTCGGTTTCCGCAATCTCACCAACAACCGTCATCCCGTCACCAAGCTCGAGGATATCAAGGGCCTGAAGATCCGCACGATCCAGTCGCCGATCCCGATCGAGCTCTTCAACAGCCTTGGCGCCAACGCCGTGCCCCTCCCCTATACCGAGCTCTATACCGCGCTCGAGACCGGTACCGTCGACGGTCAGGAGAATCCGGCCGCCAACATCATCAACGCAAAATTCTTCGAGGTGCAGAAGTACATGACGGTGACCCGTCACCAGTACAATCCTCAGATCGTGCTCATCAGCAAGAAGTTTTGGGACGGTCTCAATGATGAGGAGAAGGCAGTCTTCCAGTCGGCTGCGACGGAAGCCCGCGACTATCAGCGCAAGGTTTCCAGGGAGCTCGATGCCAAGGCGATTGAGGAGATCAAGAAAACCGGCATGGAAGTTGCCGAACTCAGCCCCGAAGAGACGCAGAAGCTGCGCGACGCCGTCAAGCCGCTGATCGACAAGTTTGCAGGCCAGATTGGTGCAGAGACCGTGACGCAGCTCTTCAAGGAGCTCGACACGGTTCGCGGCAAGTAAGCCGATCGCAGGCCCGCAGCGACCCTGCGGGCCTTCCGAGCACGACAAGAAACGGGAAATGGCGCATGGCCGAGACACTGCTGAAACCGTTGAAGGCCGGGCTGATCGGCGCCGACATCCAGGCCTCGCTGACGCCTGCGATGCATATGCAGGAAGGTGCGGCGCAGGGGCTGGACTATGCCTATGAACTGATCGACCTTACCAGCCTGAACGCGACGCCGGCCGATCTTTCCCGGCTCATCGAGGACGCCGAGGTACGCGGCCTAGCCGGCCTCAACATTACCCATCCCTGCAAGCAGCGCGTTATTCCCCTGCTCGACAACTTGTCGCCCGAGGCCCGCGCGCTCGGCGCCGTCAATACCGTCGTCCTGAAAGGCGGCCGGCGTTTCGGCCACAATACCGACTGGTGGGGTTTTGCCGAAAGCTTTCGGCGCGGGCTGCCGCAGGCCGACCTTTCCTCCGCCGTTCAGCTCGGCGCAGGCGGGGCGGGTGTTGCGACCGCCTATGCGATCCTGACACTGGGCCTTGATCGGCTGACGGTCTTCGATCGCGAGCATGAGCGCGCCGTCGATCTGGCCGAAGCGATGTCCGCGCTCTTTCCCGGCGCGGTGATCACTGCCGGCAGCGACCTTGCCGCCTCGATGCAGGGCGCATCCGGGCTGATCCATGCGACGCCGACGGGCATGGCGAAATACCCCGGTGTGCCGCTTCCGCCGGACCTCCTGGAATCGCGGCATTGGGTCGCCGAGATCGTCTATTTTCCTTTGGAAACCGAGCTTCTGCGGCAGGCAAGAGCGCGCGGCTGCAGAACGCTCGACGGCGGCGGCATGGCGGTATTCCAGGCCGTCGGTGCCTTTCGTCTGATCACCGGCATGGAGCCTGATGCCAGCCGTATGCTGATGCATTTCAAGACGATGACGACATAAACACCGCAATTCGGAAGGACCACTGCGATGAAGACATCGATTGCGACCGTTTCGCTGAGCGGCGACCTCAGTGACAAGCTGGAGGCGATCGCCAAGGCCGGCTTCGACGGGGTGGAGATTTTCGAAAATGACTTTCTGATCTTCGACGAGAGCCCGAGGGAGGTCGGCCGCATGGTGCGCGACCTCGGCATGGAGATCACGCTGTTCCAGCCGTTCCGCGATTTCGAAGGCATGCCGGAGCCGCTGCGCAGTCGCACCTTCGACCGGGCGGAGCGCAAGTTCGATCTCATGCAGGAGATGGGCACCGACCTCGTGCTGGTCTGCTCGAACGTCTCGCCGGCTGCGCTTGGCGGTCTCGACCGGGCGGCGGC
It contains:
- a CDS encoding TRAP transporter substrate-binding protein; protein product: MLNRLTKLALGLALPIALLTSGPVMAEIREHSLKFAAANNKGHPQVMGMEKFAELVKEKSGGKIEVKLFPGGVLGGDVQTVSALQGGVIEMTVLNAGILASNVKQFGAVDLPFLFNSGEEADKVMDGAFGTSLMKLLPDTGLVGLAYWELGFRNLTNNRHPVTKLEDIKGLKIRTIQSPIPIELFNSLGANAVPLPYTELYTALETGTVDGQENPAANIINAKFFEVQKYMTVTRHQYNPQIVLISKKFWDGLNDEEKAVFQSAATEARDYQRKVSRELDAKAIEEIKKTGMEVAELSPEETQKLRDAVKPLIDKFAGQIGAETVTQLFKELDTVRGK
- a CDS encoding shikimate dehydrogenase, with translation MAETLLKPLKAGLIGADIQASLTPAMHMQEGAAQGLDYAYELIDLTSLNATPADLSRLIEDAEVRGLAGLNITHPCKQRVIPLLDNLSPEARALGAVNTVVLKGGRRFGHNTDWWGFAESFRRGLPQADLSSAVQLGAGGAGVATAYAILTLGLDRLTVFDREHERAVDLAEAMSALFPGAVITAGSDLAASMQGASGLIHATPTGMAKYPGVPLPPDLLESRHWVAEIVYFPLETELLRQARARGCRTLDGGGMAVFQAVGAFRLITGMEPDASRMLMHFKTMTT